The following proteins are co-located in the Streptomyces sp. DT2A-34 genome:
- a CDS encoding LysE family translocator, which produces MPTTLIAFLGACTLVAASPGPSTVLIIKQSLHSRRSGFLTVLGNETGVFIWGVVAAFGLTALLTASETAYDVMRIVGAVVLVGFGVQALRQAHRAKGADEAAWEGTPKSGWASYRGGLLLNLANPKAAVFAMSFLPQFVPEGAPHLPAMVGLAALWAVYEVGYYGLYVWFVGRMKAVLSRAGVRRRLEQVSGGVLLLLGVRMALDG; this is translated from the coding sequence ATGCCGACCACCCTCATCGCCTTCCTGGGGGCGTGCACCCTCGTCGCCGCCTCACCAGGCCCCAGCACCGTGCTGATCATCAAGCAGTCGCTGCACAGCAGACGCTCCGGATTCCTCACCGTGCTCGGCAACGAGACCGGCGTCTTCATCTGGGGTGTGGTCGCCGCGTTCGGCCTGACCGCGCTGCTGACGGCCTCCGAGACGGCCTACGACGTGATGCGGATCGTCGGCGCGGTCGTGCTCGTCGGCTTCGGCGTCCAGGCGCTGCGGCAGGCGCACCGCGCCAAGGGGGCTGACGAGGCCGCCTGGGAGGGCACACCGAAGAGCGGCTGGGCCTCCTACCGCGGCGGACTGCTGCTCAACCTCGCCAACCCCAAGGCGGCCGTCTTCGCGATGTCCTTCCTCCCGCAGTTCGTGCCGGAGGGTGCCCCGCACCTGCCGGCCATGGTGGGCCTCGCCGCGCTCTGGGCGGTCTACGAAGTCGGCTACTACGGCCTGTACGTGTGGTTCGTCGGCCGGATGAAGGCGGTGCTGTCCCGCGCGGGTGTGCGCCGGCGCCTGGAGCAGGTCTCCGGAGGCGTGCTGCTGCTCCTGGGTGTCCGCATGGCACTGGACGGCTGA
- a CDS encoding PDZ domain-containing protein: MEQTALRPKPMPGQGPGDGAKSGPGARRPHAGPGRCGRRLTPLLLALLVGMGLVLSGVGLGTVGATVIGMSKLAELQRQTGQGTPGAPAPSADPGASAPSSPTPTPPQAPAAVATLGVAAVDARKVGALVVGVHVPGPGYAAGLIRGDVILAFDETRVDSAADLARAVAQARPGNEVTLTVRHRSGGFQQLTAVPGVVT, translated from the coding sequence ATGGAACAGACTGCGTTGCGACCCAAGCCCATGCCAGGTCAGGGGCCCGGCGACGGAGCCAAGTCCGGCCCCGGCGCACGGCGCCCGCACGCCGGGCCCGGCCGATGCGGCCGACGGCTCACTCCCCTCCTGCTCGCCCTGCTCGTCGGGATGGGCCTGGTCCTGTCCGGGGTCGGACTCGGCACGGTGGGGGCCACGGTGATCGGCATGAGCAAGCTCGCCGAGCTGCAGCGGCAGACAGGACAGGGCACCCCGGGAGCCCCGGCCCCCTCGGCAGACCCGGGGGCCTCGGCCCCCTCCTCGCCGACGCCGACCCCGCCGCAGGCCCCCGCCGCCGTCGCGACCCTCGGCGTGGCGGCGGTGGACGCCCGGAAGGTGGGCGCCCTGGTCGTCGGCGTCCACGTGCCCGGCCCGGGATACGCGGCCGGCCTGATCCGGGGCGACGTGATCCTCGCGTTCGACGAGACCCGCGTCGACTCGGCCGCCGACCTCGCGCGAGCCGTCGCCCAAGCCCGTCCGGGCAACGAGGTCACCCTGACGGTGCGCCACCGCAGCGGCGGCTTCCAGCAGCTGACGGCGGTCCCGGGCGTCGTGACCTGA